GACGTTTGCGGCAAGTGTGGCGCAAGATAAACGACGTCCCTCAACAATAACGCCGCTATCAAATCTGGTGCTCGCGGGGGACTGGACGCAAACCGGGCTACCATCAACCATTGAGGGTGCCATTCGTTCTGGTGTAGAAGCCGCGCGCGTTCTCAACCAGCGAAGAATGTTCTGAACGATAGAAAGATGTTTGATAAGGGCGAAGAAAATATGTTGGTTCATTCTGAACGTCCCGCCAATGGGTCGCGGCACCCATCAGCGAGTACGGACATGAATCAGGTACAGTCGGCCATTAAGTCGGCGCACAGTGTCTTGACGCAGAAGCAGAAAAAAGACTGGCACTGGGTGTTTGAGCTGGAGGCTGATGCGACCATCCCTGCGGAATTCATCCTGCTTGAGCATTTCCTTGACCGTATTGATGAAGACGTCGAGCAACGTATGGGCGTTTATCTCCGGCGCATTCAGGGGAAGTACGGGGGGTGGCCCCTTTATCATGACGGGGCATTTGATATTTCCGCTTCGGTCAAAGCTTATTTTGCCCTGAAAGCGATTGGAGATGATGTGGATGCGCCGCATATGCGGTGCGCGCGTGAGGCGATCCTGGCGCACGGGGGTGCTGAGCGCGCCAACGTTTTCACACGGTTTCAGATGGCCGTTTTTGGTCAGGTGCCATGGCGCGCCACGCCGGTCATGCCGATTGAACTGGTGCTGATGCCCCGCGCCGGGTTCTTCTCCATCTGGAACATGTCTTATTGGTCCCGCACCGTCGTCACGCCTCTTCTTGTCGTGCGCGCGGTTGAGGCGCAGGCGGTTAACCCGCGGAATATCTCGATTCAGGAGCTTTTCGTCACCCCGCCAGAGAAGATTCGGGATTGGAATCACGGGCCCTTCCGCTCCGTCTGGGGGCGGCTCTTTACCGGGATCGACAAGGTCATCCGCCCCATTGAGCCTTTCATGCCCGCCAAATTGCGAAAAAAGGCGATCCAGGCGGCGCTCGATTTTATTGAGCCCCGGCTAAGTGACGGGGGGTTGGGCGCGATTTATCCTGCCATGGCCAATGTCGTCATGATGTATCGCGCACTTGGTGTCAGCGATGATGACCCGCGTGCGCGTCAGGCATGGCAGGCCCTTCTGGACCTGATCGTCACCCATGGCGCGGAATCCTACTGTCAACCCTGTGTATCGCCTGTCTGGGATACGGCGCTGACCGGGCTGGCGATGTTGGAAGCCTCAACGGGAAGCCGCCCGACCGCGCCTGAAGCGACACGCGACATGCTCGGCAAAACCGCCGCCTGGCTGCGTGAGCGCCAAATTCTGGACCTTAAAGGCGACTGGGCGATGAATACGAAGGCGCGGCCAGGGGGCTGGGCTTTCCAATATGACAATGATTACTACCCGGATGTCGATGACACGGCGGTCGTCGGGATGTTGCTCCATCGGGAGGACCCCAAGGCAAATAAAGAGGCGATTGCCCGTGCGCGGGAATGGATCATCGGCATGCAGAGCAGCAATGGCGGATGGGGTGCTTTCGACGTCGATAATAATCTTGATGCGCTGAACCATATTCCGTTTGCCGACCATGGTGCGCTTCTTGACCCGCCGACGGCGGATGTTTCCGCGCGTTGCATTTCCTTCCTCTCACAATTAGCGCTGCCGGGAGATCGCGATATTATTGATCGCGGCGTCGCCTATCTTTTGCAGGAGCAGGAGAAAGACGGCTCATGGTTTGGACGGTGGGGCACGAATTACATTTACGGCACATGGTCCGTGCTCTGCGCCCTGAATGCGGCCGGGCTCGATCATGACCACCCCGCCATATGCCGGGCTGTGTCGTGGCTTGAAAGCGTCCAACGGGAAGATGGTGGATGGGGCGAGGATTGCGCGACATTTGAAGGCGCACCGCCCGGGCAATATCATGAAAGCCTCCCATCGCAGACAGCCTGGGCCACCCTTGCCCTGATGGCGGCGGGCCGCAAGGACAGTCCCGCCGTGGCACGCGGAATCGCTTACCTTGTCGCCGCGCAGGGTGAGGATGGTGAATGGCAGGAGAAACCCTTCAACGCGGTTGGTTTTCCGAAGGTCTTTTATCTCCGTTATCATGGTTACCGGCAGTTTTTCCCGCTCATGGCGTTGAGCCGATATCGCAATCTCGCCGCGAGCAATTCCGGCAAGGTGGAATACGGATTTTGAAACTCGGCATTCTTGTCGGACTCAAGACGGAAGCCCGGTTGATCCAATCCGTCTTCCCGGATGCGGTGATCGCGATCGGCGGTGCCACGCGACAAGGGGCCATGCGAGGCGTCGAGACGCTCAGGCGAAACGGGGTGGAGGCGCTGCTCTCCTTCGGGTGTGCGGGCGGCCTGTCTGCCGATGCGCGGGTTGGGGACATTCTGACACCCGATTGGGTGTTTGTCGACGGCCAGCCTATCACCTGCGATATTGATCTGCTCGGCGCGCTGGGGCTTGACCGCCGGGGCGCGTCATCAGGCGGGCTTTACCATAGTGACGTGGCGGTGACGCGTGCGACTGACAAGCATCGTCTTTGGACGGAAACGCATTGCCGCGCCGTGGATATGGAAAGCGGCGTCGTCGCCCTTTCCGGCTTGCGGTTCTGTGTGCTCCGCGTCATTTGCGATGATGCGGCGCGGGATCTGCCCAAAGCGGTTGGAAGCATCATGGGGAGCGGGCGCATTTCATTCTTCCGCATCGTGACATCCCTCATCATGTCTCCGGGCCAGATCCCTGACCTCATGAGGCTGGGTGGTGACGCGCGCAAGGCCCGCCAATCCATGGCCGCTTATCTCGGGACAAAATAAAGAGCGGTCGCTGTAGCGTGCGGATTTTACGGGCGCGCGCGGTGCGCTGATCGTCACGACTTGGCTCCCCGCGTGACTCTCGCTGTTATCGCGACGCTTTATGTTGCGTCGCGAGGCGCTTCATCCAGACCTGGTGAACTTTCTCTGCCGAGTCGGGCCGCGCGTGCTGGGGCGTCCTCACATTCGGTTTAACATGTCGCTTCCCGAGTGAGGGGGTGGCACCGGATGCCGGGTGGATGGACACGTCATTCAGCGCCTGCTCACAAAGGCTTCCCTTGCCAACACCGAATTGAATCGTTGGCAGGACAAGTGCCGGTGGAAAAGCTGCCGCCAAAGCCGCCGTTGTCGCGGCGCGCCCGATGATTTCAGCGCCCGGCAAAACGGAGGGCGCGCGAAGTGAACCGGAGATATTGACTTTCCCCGGAAGGGACAGGATCGAGAAAGACGTGCTGCAGGTCGTCACATGGTAATCAAGTTTTTCCGTCCGGAGATTGATGGTGCCTCCGCCAAGCGTGCGCGTATCATCTGTCTGGAGCAGGAAAGCCCGGGTGGACAGCACACCATTATTAAGCGGCAGATCAGCCATGAAGCATTTGAGATCCGTCTTCTCAGATAAGCCCAACGCGGAAAGCAGTGCGCTCCCCAATTTGAGCCCCAACAGATTAGGCAGGAGCGCGGTAATCTCAACTCCCCCGATCAATGACGAGTGAGACACTTCCATCGCCATTGCCGAGAAGGCTGGCGATGGAATTTCCTCGGGCGGAAAGTTTCGCATATCCACCCATGCGCCCCTCACTGTCCTTATCGCCCAGCCCTTGAAGGAGCTTACCCAAGGGGGAGGCTCTTCGCATCGACGGCGATATTAGCCGCAAATTCCTTCGAGCCCGCCGGTTTGAGCGTGCCCTTCAGGAAAAGCTCGCCCGACCCGATTGCGTAGCTTAGGCGCTTGATATCAATCGCCCTATGATCAATGACGACATCGGCATTGATATTGTCGAAAGGCGTATTCTTATTTTGGATATGGTCGCCGTGATAGACGAGATGCGCGTTGACGGCGTTGAGCTTGGGAATGTTGATCGGGTCGGCGGGCAGGAACTTGCCGCGTTGCGCCTGCGCCTTATCCTCCGTTTTGCCCGGCTTGGTCCCGATAAACCCACCGAGATCGGCGAGATCAACATTTTTGGATGGAGGCGGGCGTCGACGTAAGGGGGCTTGTCGCGCGGGCTGACAGCGATCGTGCCGCCAATATCTGAGTTGCCCATGCGCCCGGCGAAATTGCTAAAGCGGATCATCTCGGCGGAATAAGCGAGCTGGCCTTTAACGTCGAAGGGCGGCGTGTGCGGGATGGGGATGCCCGTCAGGCCCTAAAGCAGCGCCATATCCGGCCCGGAGAAATGCAGAAGCAGATCCGTCCCTTTGAAATGTAAAGGATCCTTGACGACGCCCTTCAGATCGACGTGGGTCGGACCATTATCGACGCGCGCCTCAATGGATAGGGACGTGATTCATGCGTCAGGTCCTTCAGAGCGACCCTGCTTTGATCTGCGCGGTGATGGGGGCATTATTGTAGCGCCCCTGCGCCGTTGATCAAAATATCCCGATCTCCGTCCTGGCGCGGTTTGGAAGTCGCGATGGCCACTTCCATGTCCGTTTTAGGTTTGGCGAGCGCAACGTTGATCTTGCCGTCAGAGACGATCAGATCCCCGATTTTTGGGAGGGAAGACGGGTCAAACGGCTTGTCATCTTTCGGAGCGGGTTTGGATGGGTCGCTGAACTGATAATTCGCCGTGCCATCCGCTTTGGAAGCAAGGTCAACCCGCGGCGTGTCGATTTTGATGAGGAGCAGCTCTTTCCCATGGCCGGTCAGGTAACGCCAGAGGTCGAAGGATACCACGATGTCTTTGATCGACGCGAAATCGTTTTTCCGATCCTCAAAAGCTTCGGGTTGCGCGATCCGTAGCCCCTCAAGCGACGTCGTGCGCCAGGGGCGCAGGTGGAGGTGCTCCATTGTGACTTTGCGGCCCAGCGCCGCCGAGGCCTGTTTCTCAACCAGTGGGATAAACCAGTCTCCCCGGGCGAAGAAGATAAGAAAGACGATGATGGCAGCAAAAATATACAGGATAAGCATCGGCCAGCTTTGCCAACGATTCGTGCCGGATGTGCCGGATTTCTTAAAGAGACTCATAAATATCTCGTCCCTCTTGACCTTGCTGCACGCGCCCCCTGGAGAAAAACCTGTCAGCCACCCCGAAGCGCTGAAAACGCTTGAAATTTTGTAAGAGTCGGCTTGACGATCATGTCATCGATTTAGGCCCACTTTACCATTACGAACCGCGTTTATAAGGTTGCGCCCAGCGCCCCTGTGACGATGCGGGAAAATGACGACGTAGGAGGGCGTGAGGGACCGCTTATATCAGCGGCGCCCACATTCTGTCTGCGGGGGCGCGCCATCCC
This DNA window, taken from Acetobacteraceae bacterium, encodes the following:
- the shc gene encoding squalene--hopene cyclase; its protein translation is MNQVQSAIKSAHSVLTQKQKKDWHWVFELEADATIPAEFILLEHFLDRIDEDVEQRMGVYLRRIQGKYGGWPLYHDGAFDISASVKAYFALKAIGDDVDAPHMRCAREAILAHGGAERANVFTRFQMAVFGQVPWRATPVMPIELVLMPRAGFFSIWNMSYWSRTVVTPLLVVRAVEAQAVNPRNISIQELFVTPPEKIRDWNHGPFRSVWGRLFTGIDKVIRPIEPFMPAKLRKKAIQAALDFIEPRLSDGGLGAIYPAMANVVMMYRALGVSDDDPRARQAWQALLDLIVTHGAESYCQPCVSPVWDTALTGLAMLEASTGSRPTAPEATRDMLGKTAAWLRERQILDLKGDWAMNTKARPGGWAFQYDNDYYPDVDDTAVVGMLLHREDPKANKEAIARAREWIIGMQSSNGGWGAFDVDNNLDALNHIPFADHGALLDPPTADVSARCISFLSQLALPGDRDIIDRGVAYLLQEQEKDGSWFGRWGTNYIYGTWSVLCALNAAGLDHDHPAICRAVSWLESVQREDGGWGEDCATFEGAPPGQYHESLPSQTAWATLALMAAGRKDSPAVARGIAYLVAAQGEDGEWQEKPFNAVGFPKVFYLRYHGYRQFFPLMALSRYRNLAASNSGKVEYGF